One genomic segment of Devosia sp. includes these proteins:
- the glgC gene encoding glucose-1-phosphate adenylyltransferase — protein sequence MADYRAPSPLAREAMAYVLAGGRGTRLMELTDRRAKPAVYFGGKSRIIDFALSNAINSGIRRISVATQYQAHSLIRHLSRGWNFLRPERNESFDVLPASQRVREDMWYAGTADAVYQNMDIIEDSGARYIVILAGDHIYKMDYEIMLRQHVDTGADVTIGCLEVPRMEATGFGVMHVDGRDRVVDFVEKPKDPPGIPDKPDMALASMGIYVFETRFLMEQLRRDAATEGSSRDFGKDIIPYIVKNGTAWAHRFPRSCVRSSNEEVSYWRDVGTIDAYWKASIDLTDIKPQLDLYDRDWPIWTYAEITPPAKFVHDFDGRRGSAVNSLVSGDCIVSGGHLQKTLLSTGSRVHSYSVLEEAVVLPYCDIGRNARLKKVVIDRGVNIPEGLVVGEDPEFDSKWFRRSDDGVTLITQSMVNKYLADR from the coding sequence ATGGCAGATTATCGGGCACCTTCGCCCCTGGCCCGCGAGGCCATGGCCTATGTTCTGGCCGGTGGGCGCGGCACGCGCCTCATGGAACTGACCGACCGGCGCGCCAAGCCCGCGGTCTATTTCGGCGGCAAGTCGCGCATCATCGACTTCGCGCTCAGCAATGCGATCAATTCGGGTATTCGCCGCATTTCGGTGGCCACCCAGTATCAGGCGCATTCGCTGATCCGGCACCTGTCGCGCGGTTGGAACTTCCTGCGGCCGGAGCGGAACGAGAGCTTTGACGTCCTGCCGGCCAGCCAGCGGGTGCGCGAGGACATGTGGTATGCCGGCACCGCCGACGCCGTGTACCAGAACATGGACATCATCGAGGATTCGGGCGCGCGCTACATTGTCATCCTGGCGGGCGACCACATCTACAAGATGGACTACGAAATCATGCTGCGCCAGCATGTGGACACCGGTGCCGATGTGACCATCGGGTGTCTCGAAGTGCCGCGCATGGAGGCCACGGGCTTTGGCGTCATGCATGTGGACGGGCGCGACCGGGTTGTCGATTTCGTCGAGAAGCCGAAGGACCCGCCGGGTATTCCCGACAAGCCGGACATGGCGCTGGCCTCCATGGGCATCTATGTGTTCGAGACGCGGTTCCTGATGGAGCAGTTGCGGCGCGATGCGGCGACGGAAGGGTCCAGCCGCGATTTCGGCAAGGATATCATTCCCTATATCGTCAAGAACGGCACCGCCTGGGCGCATCGCTTCCCGCGCTCCTGCGTGCGCTCGAGCAATGAGGAGGTCAGCTATTGGCGCGACGTGGGGACCATCGATGCCTATTGGAAGGCCTCGATCGATCTCACCGACATCAAGCCGCAGCTCGATCTCTACGACCGGGACTGGCCGATCTGGACCTATGCCGAGATCACTCCGCCGGCGAAATTCGTGCATGACTTTGACGGCCGGCGCGGCTCGGCGGTCAATTCCCTCGTCTCGGGCGATTGCATCGTCTCGGGCGGGCACCTGCAGAAGACGCTGCTGTCCACGGGCTCGCGCGTCCATTCCTATTCGGTGCTCGAAGAGGCGGTGGTGCTGCCCTATTGCGATATCGGCCGCAATGCGCGGCTGAAGAAAGTGGTCATCGACCGCGGGGTGAATATCCCCGAGGGCCTGGTGGTGGGCGAAGACCCCGAATTCGACAGCAAGTGGTTCCGCCGTTCCGACGATGGTGTCACGCTGATCACGCAGAGCATGGTCAACAAGTATCTGGCGGACCGATGA